The following proteins come from a genomic window of Pseudomonas hygromyciniae:
- a CDS encoding GlxA family transcriptional regulator — MHKTVAILIFPGVQSLDVTGPMDVFCEANRFLAPADHYQLEVIGQVQGLIACSNGLSLQAHIHYSEALQAYDLLLVAGGPQLPFEDFGPGFNQWLQGASARARRFGSICNGAFMLARAGLLEGRTVTTHWGDAADLARLCPSAQVDADRLYVQDANLYTSAGVTAGIDLSLYLLAQDHGPEVALNVAKRLVVFTQRSGGQSQFSPFLTPHAESSSAVAQVQLYVLANLTGDLGIADLARAANMSARNFSRVFAREARITPAEFVERARVDAARVMLESSSAPLKTVAYQCGFRDAQHMRSVFNRRLGVTPQQFRLNFAAPV; from the coding sequence ATGCACAAGACCGTCGCCATCCTGATCTTCCCCGGCGTCCAGTCACTGGATGTGACCGGACCCATGGACGTGTTCTGCGAGGCCAATCGCTTCCTGGCGCCTGCGGATCATTACCAGCTCGAAGTCATCGGCCAGGTCCAGGGCCTGATCGCCTGTTCCAACGGTCTGTCCTTGCAGGCCCACATCCATTACAGCGAGGCATTGCAAGCCTATGACCTGTTACTGGTAGCCGGTGGCCCGCAGTTGCCCTTCGAGGATTTCGGCCCGGGGTTCAATCAGTGGCTGCAGGGCGCCAGTGCCAGGGCTCGGCGTTTCGGCTCGATCTGCAACGGCGCGTTCATGCTCGCGCGTGCCGGTTTGCTGGAGGGGCGCACGGTGACCACGCACTGGGGCGACGCGGCGGACCTGGCGCGCCTGTGCCCCTCAGCCCAGGTCGACGCCGACCGCCTGTACGTGCAAGACGCCAACCTCTACACCTCGGCCGGGGTCACGGCGGGCATCGATCTGTCGTTGTACCTGCTGGCCCAGGACCACGGCCCGGAAGTGGCCTTGAACGTGGCCAAGCGGCTGGTGGTGTTTACCCAGCGCAGCGGCGGGCAGTCCCAGTTCAGCCCGTTCCTGACGCCCCATGCCGAATCTTCCTCGGCCGTGGCGCAGGTGCAGTTGTACGTGCTGGCGAACCTGACCGGTGACCTGGGCATTGCCGACCTGGCCCGCGCGGCCAACATGAGTGCGCGCAACTTTTCGCGGGTATTTGCCCGGGAGGCGCGGATCACCCCGGCGGAATTTGTCGAGCGGGCACGGGTGGACGCGGCGCGGGTGATGCTCGAAAGCAGCAGCGCGCCGCTCAAGACCGTGGCCTATCAATGCGGCTTTCGCGATGCCCAGCACATGCGCAGTGTGTTCAACCGCCGGCTGGGCGTGACGCCGCAGCAGTTTCGGCTCAACTTTGCGGCGCCGGTTTAA
- a CDS encoding ABC transporter permease subunit, with amino-acid sequence MNMKKFKRRLHRIIPSGKQVVIGIPFLWLFMFFMLPFFIVLKISFAEADVAIPPYTEIYTYIEQKLEVVLNLANYSLLAGDELYIAAYLGSLKMAFFSTALCLLIGYPMAYAIASARKEMQTVLVLLIMMPTWTAILVRVYAWMGILSNNGLLNGFLMSMGLINEPLQILNTNIAVYIGVVYSYLPFMILPLYANLVKHDQSLLEAASDLGSSTFNSFWKITVPLSKNGIIAGCMLVFIPVVGEFVIPELLGGPETLMIGKVLWQEFFNNRDWPVASALAVVMLAILIVPIILFNRSQAKEMEGKV; translated from the coding sequence ATGAACATGAAGAAATTCAAACGGCGACTGCACCGAATAATTCCCAGCGGCAAGCAGGTGGTCATCGGGATTCCGTTCCTGTGGCTGTTCATGTTCTTCATGCTGCCGTTCTTCATCGTCCTGAAGATCAGCTTTGCCGAAGCCGATGTGGCGATCCCGCCCTACACCGAGATCTACACCTACATCGAGCAGAAGCTGGAGGTGGTGCTCAACCTGGCCAACTACAGCCTGCTGGCCGGCGACGAACTGTACATCGCCGCCTATCTGGGCTCGTTGAAGATGGCGTTTTTCAGCACGGCCTTGTGCCTGCTGATCGGCTACCCGATGGCCTACGCCATCGCCAGTGCGCGCAAAGAGATGCAGACCGTGCTGGTGCTGCTGATCATGATGCCGACCTGGACCGCGATCCTGGTCCGCGTGTATGCGTGGATGGGCATCCTCAGCAACAACGGCTTGCTCAATGGCTTCCTGATGTCCATGGGGCTGATCAACGAGCCGTTGCAGATCCTCAACACCAACATCGCGGTGTATATCGGCGTGGTCTATTCGTACCTGCCGTTCATGATCCTGCCGCTGTACGCCAACCTGGTCAAACATGACCAGAGCCTGCTGGAAGCCGCGTCGGACCTGGGTTCGAGCACCTTCAACAGCTTCTGGAAAATCACCGTGCCGCTGTCCAAGAACGGCATCATCGCCGGCTGCATGCTGGTGTTCATCCCGGTGGTGGGCGAGTTCGTGATCCCGGAACTGCTGGGCGGCCCGGAAACCTTGATGATCGGTAAAGTGTTGTGGCAAGAGTTCTTCAACAACCGCGACTGGCCGGTAGCTTCTGCCCTGGCGGTGGTGATGCTGGCGATCCTGATCGTGCCGATCATTCTGTTTAACCGCAGCCAAGCCAAAGAGATGGAGGGCAAGGTATGA
- a CDS encoding penicillin acylase family protein, whose protein sequence is MKRVLSGLAALLVLIALGAGWYVYSKQPTRQGTLELANLQGSVTVRYDDRGVPHIRAENEADLYRALGYVHAQDRLFQMEIMRRLAQGELAEVLGVKLLDTDKLFRSLRIRERAATYAAQMDRQSPHWKALQAYLDGINQYQDHNASPMEFDVLGIPKRPFTAEDTISIAGYLAYSFAAAFRTEPLLTYVRDQLGSDYLKVFDLDWKPKGDLGLATADWQGLSAIARLSEQALVDNGLPQFEGSNAWAISGNRTKSGKPLLAGDPHIRFSVPSVWYEAHLSAPGFELYGYHNALIPVAFLGHNKAFGWSLTMFQNDDLDLIAEKVNPDNPNQVRYHDQWVDMTTSEQQIAVKGQAPVTLTLRQSPHGPIINDVLGANAGATPIAMWWAFLDTENPILDGFYQLNRADTLAKARQAAAKVHAPGLNIVWANAKGDIGWWAAAQLPIRPAGANAGFILDGSTPEADKLGFYPFSANPQEENPARGYVVSANAQPVSPTGMQIPGYYNLADRGQQLNAQLSDNQVKWDLDNSQALQLGTTTAYGPRLLAPLLPVLREVVKDPAELKLLEQLAAWKGDYPVESIPATLFNQLLYDLTDAAFRPKLGDDMFKTLITTRVVDAALPRLAAAADSPWWNGQRAETVKRAWDKSLAHLKTTFGDDPAQWQWGKAHTLTHGHPLGIKKPLDQIVNVGPFASPGSHEVPNNLSAIIGPAPWPVTYGPSTRRLVDFADAAHALTINPVGQSGVPFDKHYGDQAETYIEGGYEQAHFDEEEVQANTRGTLKLLPARPPQQP, encoded by the coding sequence ATGAAGCGCGTCTTGTCGGGTCTCGCGGCCCTGCTGGTGTTGATCGCCCTCGGGGCCGGCTGGTATGTCTACAGCAAGCAACCCACCCGCCAGGGCACGTTGGAATTGGCCAACCTGCAAGGTTCGGTCACGGTGCGCTACGACGACCGGGGCGTGCCGCATATCCGCGCCGAGAACGAGGCTGACCTGTATCGCGCCCTGGGTTATGTGCACGCCCAGGACCGCCTGTTCCAGATGGAAATCATGCGCCGCCTGGCCCAAGGCGAGTTGGCCGAGGTGCTCGGCGTCAAGTTGCTGGACACCGACAAACTGTTTCGCAGCCTGCGCATCCGTGAGCGCGCCGCCACTTATGCAGCGCAGATGGACCGCCAGTCGCCGCACTGGAAGGCCCTGCAAGCCTATCTGGACGGGATCAACCAGTATCAGGACCACAACGCCAGCCCCATGGAGTTCGACGTGCTGGGCATCCCCAAGCGACCGTTCACCGCCGAAGACACCATCAGCATCGCCGGTTACCTGGCCTACAGCTTTGCCGCAGCCTTTCGCACTGAGCCCTTGCTGACTTATGTGCGCGACCAACTGGGCAGCGACTACCTGAAGGTGTTTGACCTCGACTGGAAGCCAAAGGGCGACCTCGGCCTGGCCACCGCCGACTGGCAAGGCCTGAGCGCCATCGCCCGCCTCAGCGAGCAGGCCCTGGTCGACAACGGCCTGCCGCAGTTCGAAGGCAGCAACGCCTGGGCCATCAGTGGCAACCGCACCAAGAGCGGCAAACCGTTGCTGGCGGGCGACCCGCATATCCGCTTCTCGGTGCCGTCGGTGTGGTACGAGGCGCACCTGTCGGCGCCCGGCTTCGAGCTCTACGGTTATCACAACGCCCTGATACCGGTGGCGTTCCTGGGCCACAACAAAGCGTTTGGCTGGAGCCTGACGATGTTCCAGAACGACGACCTCGACCTGATCGCCGAGAAGGTCAACCCGGACAACCCCAATCAAGTGCGCTACCACGACCAGTGGGTCGACATGACCACCAGCGAGCAGCAGATCGCGGTCAAGGGCCAGGCGCCAGTGACGCTGACCCTGCGCCAGTCGCCCCACGGCCCGATCATCAACGACGTGCTCGGCGCCAATGCGGGCGCCACACCAATTGCCATGTGGTGGGCCTTCCTCGATACCGAAAACCCGATCCTCGACGGGTTCTACCAACTCAACCGCGCCGACACCCTGGCCAAGGCCCGCCAGGCAGCCGCCAAGGTGCATGCGCCGGGGCTGAACATCGTCTGGGCCAATGCCAAGGGTGATATCGGCTGGTGGGCCGCAGCGCAATTGCCGATCCGCCCGGCCGGGGCCAATGCCGGGTTTATCCTCGACGGCAGCACGCCTGAGGCTGACAAGCTGGGCTTCTACCCGTTCAGCGCCAATCCCCAGGAAGAAAACCCGGCCCGTGGTTATGTGGTCTCGGCCAACGCCCAGCCGGTATCGCCCACTGGTATGCAGATTCCCGGCTATTACAACCTCGCGGATCGCGGCCAACAGTTGAACGCGCAATTGAGCGACAACCAGGTCAAATGGGACCTGGACAACAGCCAGGCCCTGCAACTGGGCACCACCACCGCCTACGGGCCCCGCCTGCTGGCGCCGCTGCTGCCGGTGCTGCGTGAAGTGGTCAAGGATCCGGCCGAACTCAAGCTGCTGGAGCAGTTGGCCGCGTGGAAAGGTGACTACCCGGTGGAGTCGATCCCGGCCACGTTGTTCAACCAGTTGCTGTATGACCTGACCGACGCCGCCTTCCGCCCCAAGCTGGGTGACGACATGTTCAAGACCCTGATCACCACCCGCGTGGTCGATGCCGCCTTGCCACGCCTGGCCGCCGCCGCCGATTCGCCGTGGTGGAACGGGCAGCGTGCCGAGACGGTCAAGCGCGCCTGGGACAAGAGCCTGGCCCACCTGAAAACCACCTTCGGCGACGACCCGGCGCAATGGCAATGGGGCAAGGCCCATACCTTGACCCATGGCCATCCGCTGGGCATCAAGAAGCCGCTGGACCAGATCGTCAATGTCGGCCCGTTTGCCTCACCGGGCAGCCACGAAGTGCCGAACAACCTGTCCGCAATCATTGGCCCGGCGCCATGGCCGGTGACTTACGGCCCGTCCACCCGACGCCTGGTCGACTTCGCCGACGCCGCCCACGCACTGACCATCAACCCGGTGGGACAGAGCGGCGTACCGTTCGACAAGCACTATGGCGACCAGGCCGAGACCTACATCGAAGGCGGGTACGAGCAGGCGCATTTTGATGAAGAGGAAGTCCAGGCCAATACGCGCGGCACCCTCAAGCTATTGCCGGCCCGCCCCCCACAACAGCCCTGA
- a CDS encoding AraC family transcriptional regulator: MNAIDTLITLANLRGNLDVRCQFQGDWALDHAPEAMGVAPYHIVVSGTCRAELSGGQRVTLEEGDILLLPGGATHLLRSQGATVPAMLPRVIDDGVLQVHRLGGDQPEVEMLCGSFHYNRQSLLFAALPAYLVVSSRQWQADGQLAALIALMRSEADGERLGARSFIDALSVALFTLLVRTWLAQQASLTGTFALLADKRLGRAWQAMLTEPGHDWTIDSLAGAASMSRATFMRAFVKVAGVSPWVLLTQLRMELAFNLLQQSRLSLTDIAARVGYQSQAAFSKKFKEAYGRAPGRMRNAD; encoded by the coding sequence ATGAACGCTATCGACACCCTGATCACCCTGGCCAACCTGCGCGGCAACCTCGATGTACGTTGCCAGTTCCAGGGCGACTGGGCCCTGGACCATGCGCCCGAGGCCATGGGCGTGGCCCCGTACCACATTGTGGTCAGTGGCACCTGCCGCGCCGAGCTTTCGGGCGGGCAACGAGTGACCCTGGAAGAAGGCGACATCCTGTTGCTGCCCGGCGGTGCGACTCACCTGTTGCGCAGCCAGGGGGCGACGGTACCGGCGATGTTACCCAGGGTGATCGACGACGGTGTCCTCCAGGTGCATCGCCTGGGTGGCGATCAGCCAGAGGTAGAGATGCTCTGTGGCAGCTTTCACTACAATCGCCAGTCGTTGCTGTTCGCGGCCTTGCCGGCGTATCTGGTGGTGTCCAGTCGGCAATGGCAGGCCGACGGGCAACTGGCGGCCCTGATTGCGCTGATGCGCAGCGAAGCGGATGGCGAACGGCTCGGTGCGCGCTCGTTCATTGATGCGCTGTCGGTGGCCCTGTTCACCTTGCTGGTGCGCACCTGGCTGGCACAACAAGCGTCGCTGACGGGGACGTTTGCCTTGCTCGCCGACAAACGCCTGGGCCGCGCCTGGCAGGCGATGCTGACCGAGCCCGGGCATGACTGGACCATCGACAGCCTGGCCGGCGCGGCGTCGATGTCCCGGGCCACGTTCATGCGCGCGTTTGTCAAAGTGGCGGGCGTATCGCCGTGGGTGCTGCTGACCCAGTTGCGCATGGAGCTGGCGTTCAATCTGTTGCAGCAGTCGCGGTTGAGCCTGACGGATATCGCCGCCCGGGTGGGTTATCAATCCCAGGCGGCATTCAGCAAGAAATTCAAGGAGGCGTATGGCCGGGCCCCCGGTCGAATGCGCAACGCAGATTAA
- a CDS encoding HD domain-containing protein encodes MSTTIAGIKIPDSALAKATTEYIRDIESDLLYHHSRRVFLFGALSGERKQLTYNPELLYVGAMFHDLGLVAGHRSDNERFEVDGANAAAEFLKPYGLSDDDIGQVWLSIALHTTPGVPKHLRPTVALVTAGVEMDVLGMDYAAFTHVQREAVVHAHPRGEGFKECIICAFADGLRHRPQTTFGNVKTDVLVDQEPGFKPLNFVEVIRQSPWTA; translated from the coding sequence ATGAGCACCACCATCGCCGGCATCAAAATCCCCGACAGTGCCCTGGCCAAGGCTACCACCGAATACATCCGCGACATTGAATCCGACCTGCTCTACCACCACTCCCGCCGCGTCTTCCTGTTTGGCGCCTTGAGCGGCGAGCGCAAGCAATTGACCTACAACCCGGAGCTGCTTTACGTCGGCGCGATGTTCCACGACCTGGGTCTGGTGGCAGGCCACCGCAGCGACAATGAGCGTTTTGAAGTGGACGGCGCCAACGCTGCCGCCGAGTTTCTCAAGCCCTACGGTTTGAGCGATGACGATATCGGACAAGTGTGGCTGTCCATTGCCCTGCACACCACGCCGGGGGTACCTAAGCACCTGCGCCCGACCGTCGCCCTGGTGACCGCTGGCGTGGAGATGGATGTGCTGGGCATGGACTACGCCGCGTTTACCCACGTGCAGCGCGAGGCAGTGGTGCATGCGCATCCACGGGGCGAAGGGTTCAAGGAATGCATCATCTGCGCGTTTGCCGACGGCTTGCGCCATCGTCCGCAGACCACGTTTGGCAACGTGAAGACCGATGTGCTGGTGGATCAGGAGCCGGGGTTCAAGCCGCTGAACTTTGTCGAGGTGATTCGCCAGTCGCCGTGGACTGCCTAG
- a CDS encoding DUF523 domain-containing protein — translation MQKILVSRCLLGHRVRYDGGASGPFAQLAAWQAEGRVVAVCPEVAGGLPTPRPSAEIPGGQGIAVWEGRAQVLTADGEDFSEAFLEGARQALALVQRHGIRIAVLKANSPSCGNLLTYDGTFSGVKVTGEGVTAALLKRHGVQVFSELELAEAAAALAQLPNPT, via the coding sequence ATGCAAAAGATTCTGGTCAGCCGCTGCCTGCTGGGGCATCGCGTACGTTATGACGGCGGGGCCAGCGGGCCATTTGCCCAACTGGCCGCCTGGCAGGCCGAAGGGCGGGTGGTTGCGGTGTGCCCAGAGGTCGCTGGGGGCCTGCCTACGCCACGGCCGTCCGCCGAGATTCCGGGCGGGCAGGGGATAGCTGTGTGGGAAGGCCGCGCCCAAGTGCTGACCGCCGATGGCGAGGACTTCAGCGAAGCCTTCCTTGAGGGTGCGCGGCAGGCTTTGGCGCTGGTGCAGCGCCATGGCATCCGTATCGCGGTGCTCAAGGCCAATAGCCCGTCATGCGGCAACCTGCTGACGTATGACGGCACGTTCAGTGGGGTGAAAGTCACGGGCGAAGGGGTGACGGCGGCGTTGCTCAAGCGCCATGGGGTGCAGGTGTTCAGCGAGTTGGAGTTGGCCGAGGCGGCTGCGGCCCTGGCCCAACTCCCAAACCCCACCTAA
- a CDS encoding 2OG-Fe(II) oxygenase: MRAMQISPDDPLLLSIVDDLAMKGWSQQNIFLPEALTLELAAECHKRAAEGELAPAAVGRGPAQEIREGIRGDHIQWLEPGQAAICDRYLTLMDSLRLAMNRGLFLGLEEFECHFAMYPPGAFYLKHLDRFRDDDRRMVSAVVYLNQDWLPEHGGQLRMYLNDGIEHDVDPTGGCLVVFLSGEVPHEVLPAHRERLSLTGWFRRRGNEPF; this comes from the coding sequence ATGCGCGCCATGCAAATATCCCCTGATGACCCGCTGCTGCTAAGCATCGTCGACGACCTGGCCATGAAAGGCTGGTCGCAGCAGAACATCTTCCTGCCAGAGGCTCTGACCCTGGAACTGGCGGCTGAGTGCCATAAACGTGCCGCTGAAGGTGAATTGGCACCGGCTGCTGTCGGGCGCGGGCCGGCCCAGGAGATTCGCGAGGGGATCCGTGGCGACCATATCCAATGGCTGGAGCCCGGCCAGGCGGCTATCTGCGACCGCTACCTGACGCTGATGGACAGCCTGCGGCTGGCGATGAACCGTGGGCTGTTCCTGGGGCTGGAAGAGTTTGAATGCCACTTCGCCATGTACCCGCCGGGAGCGTTCTACCTCAAGCACCTCGACCGTTTTCGCGATGATGACCGGCGCATGGTCTCGGCGGTGGTCTACCTGAACCAGGACTGGCTGCCCGAACACGGTGGCCAGTTGCGCATGTATCTCAATGATGGCATTGAACACGATGTGGACCCCACCGGCGGTTGCCTGGTGGTGTTCCTGTCGGGGGAAGTGCCCCATGAAGTCCTGCCCGCCCACCGCGAGCGCCTGTCGCTGACGGGCTGGTTTCGCCGGCGGGGCAACGAGCCGTTTTGA
- a CDS encoding carboxymuconolactone decarboxylase family protein — MFNNWSDLLPTVKKAFGTLGKSNPKMVKAYMALGEAAEENNVLDAKTRELISIAVAITTRCDGCIGVHADAAIKAGATREEVAATLATAISLNAGAAYIYSLRALEAYDTLKPAPQS; from the coding sequence ATGTTCAACAACTGGTCCGACTTGCTGCCTACCGTGAAGAAAGCCTTTGGCACACTGGGCAAGAGCAACCCGAAGATGGTCAAAGCCTACATGGCACTCGGCGAAGCCGCCGAGGAAAACAACGTCCTGGATGCCAAGACCCGCGAACTGATCTCGATTGCAGTGGCGATCACCACTCGCTGCGACGGTTGCATCGGCGTGCATGCCGACGCCGCGATCAAGGCCGGAGCCACCCGCGAAGAAGTCGCTGCAACGCTGGCCACTGCCATCTCACTGAATGCCGGCGCCGCCTACATCTACTCGCTGCGCGCGCTGGAAGCCTACGACACGCTTAAACCGGCGCCGCAAAGTTGA
- a CDS encoding DUF6436 domain-containing protein, whose amino-acid sequence MRKPYRNALLASLILLICAAVLWAAYDWFQGRYLRAFSEHTAVFSGDPLRLPDELAGPGPIRLVHFWDPACPCNVGNQQHLSELIEQYAPQGVEFYALQKAGSHGQLPATLGAMKILTTLPGADQVPASPAVGIWDSNGKLAYFGPYSEGLTCNSSNSFIEPILQALKSGRAVNATHTLAVGCYCSWPQG is encoded by the coding sequence ATGCGAAAGCCCTACCGCAACGCCCTGCTCGCCAGCCTGATCCTGCTGATCTGCGCCGCCGTACTGTGGGCCGCGTATGACTGGTTCCAGGGCCGCTATCTGCGGGCATTCAGCGAACATACGGCGGTGTTTTCCGGAGACCCGCTGCGCCTGCCGGACGAGCTGGCAGGCCCCGGTCCGATCCGCCTGGTGCACTTCTGGGACCCGGCCTGCCCGTGTAATGTCGGCAACCAACAGCACCTGAGTGAACTGATTGAGCAATACGCGCCCCAGGGCGTGGAATTCTATGCCCTGCAAAAAGCCGGCAGCCACGGCCAATTGCCCGCGACCCTTGGCGCCATGAAAATCCTCACCACCTTGCCCGGCGCCGACCAGGTGCCCGCCAGCCCGGCGGTGGGCATCTGGGACAGCAACGGCAAACTGGCATACTTCGGCCCTTACAGTGAGGGCCTGACCTGTAATTCGAGCAACAGCTTTATCGAACCGATCCTGCAGGCGCTCAAGAGCGGGCGGGCGGTGAATGCGACCCACACCCTGGCGGTGGGCTGCTATTGTTCCTGGCCGCAAGGTTAA
- a CDS encoding ABC transporter permease subunit encodes MKRFSFSSFMLVVGLLFIYLPMLILVIYSFNESKLVTVWGGWSIKWYVGLLDNTQLMGSVARSLEIACYTAVAAVALGTLAAFVLTRISQFKGRTLFGGLVTAPLVMPEVITGLSLLLLFVAMAQMIGWPQERGIVTIWIAHTTFCAAYVAVVVSARLRELDLSIEEAAMDLGARPWKVFFLITIPMIAPSLAAGGMMSFALSLDDLVLASFVSGPGSTTLPMEVFSAVRLGVKPEINAVASLILLAVSLVTFLVWFFSRRAEERRKKAIQQAIEEAAADGWKQPDVRRAPAPV; translated from the coding sequence ATGAAGCGCTTCAGTTTCTCCAGCTTCATGCTGGTCGTAGGGCTGCTGTTCATCTACCTGCCGATGCTGATTCTGGTGATCTATTCGTTCAACGAATCGAAGCTGGTGACGGTGTGGGGCGGTTGGTCGATCAAGTGGTACGTGGGCCTGCTGGACAACACCCAGTTGATGGGCTCGGTGGCGCGCTCCCTGGAAATCGCCTGCTACACGGCGGTGGCCGCGGTGGCGCTGGGTACGTTGGCGGCGTTTGTGCTGACCCGTATCAGCCAGTTCAAGGGCCGCACGCTGTTCGGCGGCCTGGTGACGGCGCCGTTGGTGATGCCTGAAGTGATCACCGGTCTGTCGCTGTTGCTGCTGTTCGTGGCCATGGCGCAGATGATCGGTTGGCCCCAGGAGCGTGGCATCGTCACCATCTGGATCGCCCACACCACGTTCTGTGCGGCGTATGTGGCGGTGGTGGTGTCGGCGCGCTTGCGTGAGCTGGACCTGTCGATCGAAGAGGCGGCCATGGACCTCGGTGCGCGGCCGTGGAAGGTGTTCTTCCTGATCACTATCCCGATGATCGCGCCGTCGTTGGCGGCGGGCGGCATGATGTCGTTCGCGTTGTCCCTGGATGACCTGGTACTGGCCAGCTTCGTCTCGGGCCCGGGCTCGACCACCTTGCCGATGGAAGTGTTCTCGGCGGTGCGTCTTGGGGTCAAGCCCGAGATCAACGCCGTGGCCAGCCTGATTCTGCTGGCGGTGTCGCTGGTGACGTTCCTGGTGTGGTTCTTCAGCCGTCGCGCTGAAGAGCGGCGCAAGAAAGCCATCCAGCAAGCCATCGAAGAAGCGGCAGCGGATGGCTGGAAACAGCCGGATGTACGCCGGGCGCCCGCACCGGTCTAA
- a CDS encoding DUF2059 domain-containing protein gives MRRLFLSLLMFCVLPAWADSHDQLYAVAGWPEQRAHFNDALSAAQQRYRNSLPPAVYQALVDNSNKRFAPKAMDQRAEAQLRQNLADPKPALAFFQSPLGRKIVAAELLATRRDQLAKNAQGLPQIQADATRSLIIGHLAQALPAREAGAEVSLAIAGVAADSLSQMIPGLLGGGQAQGMLNGQRERLMQQIGNDLNNTLLYVYRDLSDPELEEFATFAESPEGKAYYQAALAAIRAGLAVGQSTSSLAP, from the coding sequence ATGCGTCGTTTGTTTTTATCCTTGCTGATGTTCTGCGTGTTGCCCGCCTGGGCAGACAGCCATGACCAGTTGTACGCGGTCGCCGGCTGGCCGGAACAACGCGCGCATTTTAATGACGCCTTGAGTGCCGCCCAGCAGCGCTACCGCAATAGCTTGCCGCCGGCGGTGTACCAGGCGCTGGTGGACAACAGCAATAAACGCTTCGCCCCCAAGGCCATGGATCAGCGCGCCGAAGCCCAGTTGCGCCAGAACCTGGCCGATCCAAAACCGGCGCTGGCGTTTTTCCAGTCGCCTCTGGGACGCAAGATTGTCGCCGCCGAGTTGCTGGCGACCCGCCGCGACCAATTGGCCAAGAATGCCCAGGGCTTGCCGCAGATCCAGGCCGACGCCACGCGTAGCCTGATCATCGGCCACTTGGCCCAGGCGTTGCCCGCCCGCGAAGCCGGTGCCGAGGTCAGCCTGGCGATTGCCGGCGTGGCAGCGGACAGCCTGAGCCAGATGATCCCCGGCCTGTTGGGCGGCGGTCAGGCGCAAGGCATGCTCAACGGCCAGCGCGAGCGGTTGATGCAGCAGATCGGCAATGACCTGAACAACACCTTGCTGTACGTCTACCGGGATCTGTCGGACCCGGAGTTGGAAGAGTTCGCCACGTTTGCCGAATCGCCGGAAGGCAAGGCGTATTACCAGGCAGCGCTGGCAGCGATCCGCGCCGGCCTGGCGGTCGGCCAAAGCACCTCCAGCCTGGCCCCCTGA
- a CDS encoding alpha/beta hydrolase, giving the protein MPVTFDPDHLRESLRPLVDAQPLSAEARVYQRFYGLDLAARKEPVVSRLGRFEVDGFAVVSQAWWPVQPVATLFMFHGFYDHMGLYRSVVEWGLDQGFVVIACDLPGHGLSSGPRASIDDFAVYQQVLNGLFEQADALQLPKPWHLFGQSTGGAIVVDHLLNHGPDSPAQGQTFLLSPLVRPRAWGWSQLSYYLLKPFVKGIARRFSDNSNDPAFRPFLEADPLQPRQLPTAWVGALARWIKRIEAAPRSTRRPLIVQGEEDMTVDWQHNLQVLRGKFDQPQILMVPRGRHHLANELPEIREQYFKFLTDHLK; this is encoded by the coding sequence ATGCCCGTTACCTTTGACCCCGATCATCTGCGCGAAAGCTTGCGGCCCCTGGTGGACGCGCAGCCGCTTTCGGCCGAGGCCAGGGTCTACCAGCGCTTCTATGGGCTGGACCTGGCTGCGCGCAAAGAGCCGGTAGTCAGTCGCCTGGGGCGCTTCGAGGTGGATGGGTTCGCGGTGGTCAGCCAGGCCTGGTGGCCGGTGCAACCGGTGGCCACCCTATTTATGTTCCACGGCTTCTACGACCACATGGGGCTGTACCGCAGCGTGGTGGAGTGGGGTCTGGACCAGGGCTTCGTGGTGATTGCCTGCGACTTGCCGGGCCATGGCCTGTCCAGTGGCCCGCGCGCCAGCATCGATGATTTCGCGGTGTACCAGCAGGTGCTGAACGGCTTGTTCGAACAGGCCGACGCGCTGCAACTGCCCAAGCCCTGGCATCTGTTCGGGCAAAGCACCGGCGGGGCGATTGTGGTGGACCATCTGCTCAACCATGGCCCGGATAGCCCGGCGCAAGGCCAGACCTTCCTGTTGTCGCCGCTGGTGCGACCGCGTGCCTGGGGCTGGTCACAGCTCAGCTATTACCTGCTCAAGCCGTTCGTCAAAGGCATCGCCCGGCGCTTCAGCGATAACAGCAATGACCCGGCGTTTCGTCCGTTCCTCGAAGCCGACCCCTTGCAGCCCCGGCAACTGCCGACCGCCTGGGTGGGCGCGCTGGCGCGCTGGATCAAGCGCATCGAGGCCGCCCCGCGTAGTACGCGGCGGCCGTTGATCGTGCAGGGCGAGGAGGATATGACGGTGGATTGGCAGCACAACTTGCAGGTACTACGCGGCAAGTTCGATCAGCCGCAGATCCTGATGGTGCCGCGTGGGCGGCATCACTTGGCGAATGAATTGCCTGAAATCCGCGAGCAATACTTCAAGTTCCTCACCGACCACCTGAAATAA